The following proteins are co-located in the Desulfuromonas sp. genome:
- a CDS encoding radical SAM protein — protein MPVPATAKDSAPLVEIFSSAQGEGPLVGCRQIFVRFCGCNLECAYCDTAHYRDNSCRVQSEPGSHVFEEWVNPVRLEQVIHLIESWLAEYPGLHHSLSLTGGEPLHHGNILVRWLPPVRELVPIYLETNGTQPAVLQQLIDEIDYISMDIKLSSVCGFATPWGRHREFLAVAATKTICVKLVVDANTPVSEIVQAAGLVASLAPESTLVLQPLTHRDGIHISAERLLELQAAALTSYPDVRIIPQTHRFLDLL, from the coding sequence ATGCCTGTGCCAGCTACAGCGAAGGATAGCGCACCGCTGGTCGAAATATTCTCCTCGGCCCAGGGGGAAGGGCCGCTGGTCGGCTGTCGACAGATCTTTGTCCGTTTCTGTGGTTGTAACCTTGAATGTGCTTATTGCGATACGGCACACTATCGTGACAATTCCTGTCGTGTTCAGTCAGAGCCCGGCAGTCATGTTTTCGAGGAATGGGTCAATCCGGTTCGGCTTGAACAGGTTATCCATTTAATTGAATCATGGCTGGCTGAATATCCGGGACTGCATCATTCACTCAGCCTGACCGGTGGCGAGCCGCTGCATCATGGCAATATATTGGTCCGATGGTTGCCGCCTGTCAGGGAGCTTGTTCCGATTTACCTGGAGACCAATGGTACGCAACCAGCGGTGTTGCAGCAGCTGATTGACGAAATCGATTATATTTCGATGGATATCAAGCTCAGCTCGGTTTGCGGTTTTGCAACACCCTGGGGTCGGCATCGCGAATTTCTTGCCGTTGCCGCTACGAAAACGATCTGTGTCAAGCTGGTTGTTGATGCGAATACACCGGTTTCTGAAATTGTTCAAGCGGCCGGACTGGTTGCTTCACTCGCCCCCGAATCGACCCTCGTTTTACAGCCGTTGACCCACAGGGACGGCATCCACATCTCTGCCGAACGGCTCCTCGAACTGCAGGCCGCGGCGTTAACGTCGTATCCGGATGTCCGGATTATTCCCCAGACTCACCGTTTTCTCGATCTGCTCTGA
- the queD gene encoding 6-carboxytetrahydropterin synthase QueD produces MYHLTIQTHFAAAHNLINYQGDCENLHGHNWKVEVTVAAQDLDNAGLAIDFKILKKETNAVLDLLDHKYLNDLEPFREVSPSSEHIARFLYEELSRKLNNDKVKVDNVNVWESDNACASYSEG; encoded by the coding sequence ATGTACCATCTAACGATACAGACCCATTTCGCCGCGGCCCACAATCTGATCAATTACCAGGGGGATTGTGAAAACCTGCATGGCCATAACTGGAAGGTTGAAGTCACCGTAGCCGCACAAGATCTCGATAATGCCGGCCTCGCCATTGATTTTAAAATTCTTAAAAAAGAGACGAACGCGGTTCTTGACTTGCTCGACCACAAGTATCTGAACGATCTTGAACCGTTCCGTGAGGTCAGTCCATCGTCCGAGCATATCGCCCGGTTCCTGTATGAAGAACTTTCCAGAAAACTGAACAATGACAAGGTTAAGGTTGATAACGTCAATGTCTGGGAGTCCGACAATGCCTGTGCCAGCTACAGCGAAGGATAG
- a CDS encoding DNA gyrase inhibitor YacG yields the protein MKEQKSHKCPRCKKAATWDNNPNRPFCSEKCRLIDLGRWAEEEYRIPTGESPMSEDNVIPFSEDESKE from the coding sequence ATGAAAGAGCAGAAGAGTCATAAATGCCCACGCTGCAAGAAAGCGGCAACCTGGGATAACAATCCGAATCGGCCGTTCTGTTCGGAAAAATGCCGCCTGATCGATCTTGGGCGGTGGGCCGAAGAGGAGTATCGGATTCCTACCGGAGAGTCTCCGATGTCGGAAGATAATGTTATTCCTTTCAGCGAGGATGAATCAAAGGAGTGA
- a CDS encoding aromatic amino acid aminotransferase, which yields MFENVQIAPPDPILGLTEMFKADPNPEKINLSVGVYQDATGKTPVLNTVKKAEKIILEQESSKGYLPMTGDPAYCGLVQELLFGEGHEIIEGKRAATAQCPGGTGALRVAGDYINTLHPGAKLWLSNPTWANHNTIFTAAGVTCEAYDYRDPATNGLDFDAMCASIKKIPKGDVILLHGCCHNPTGIDPTPEQWAIIGDLLAGQGVTPLVDFAYQGLADGIEEDRAGLLELTKKVKQMLICSSFSKNFGLYRERTGALTVVADNAEQAATVMSQVKLLIRYNYSNPPSHGGQIVATVLGDKQLRAEWIEEVADIRNRINEMRHLFVKTLKEKGVDQDFSSIIEQRGMFSFSGLTKDQVEQLRDKYSIYIVGSGRINVAGMTPDNMDRLCDAIKSVL from the coding sequence ATGTTTGAGAATGTACAAATCGCACCCCCCGATCCGATTCTCGGCTTGACCGAGATGTTCAAGGCGGACCCCAACCCGGAAAAGATTAATCTCTCCGTCGGTGTGTACCAGGATGCAACGGGCAAGACGCCAGTTCTGAATACGGTAAAAAAGGCGGAAAAAATAATCCTCGAGCAGGAAAGCTCCAAGGGGTACCTGCCGATGACCGGAGATCCGGCTTATTGTGGGCTGGTCCAGGAGCTGCTGTTTGGTGAAGGCCACGAAATCATTGAGGGCAAGCGTGCTGCAACGGCGCAATGCCCCGGTGGAACCGGTGCGTTGCGTGTTGCCGGTGATTATATCAATACTCTGCACCCCGGCGCCAAGTTATGGTTAAGCAACCCGACCTGGGCCAACCATAATACCATTTTTACCGCGGCCGGTGTAACCTGTGAAGCCTATGACTATCGCGACCCGGCAACCAACGGTCTCGATTTTGACGCGATGTGCGCTTCGATCAAAAAGATTCCGAAGGGTGATGTGATTCTTCTCCACGGTTGCTGTCACAACCCGACCGGTATCGATCCGACTCCCGAGCAGTGGGCGATTATTGGTGATCTGCTCGCCGGGCAGGGGGTTACGCCTTTGGTCGATTTTGCTTACCAGGGACTGGCTGACGGGATCGAAGAAGACCGGGCCGGCCTTCTCGAATTGACCAAAAAAGTCAAGCAGATGTTGATCTGTTCAAGCTTTTCGAAAAACTTTGGGCTCTACCGTGAAAGAACCGGCGCCCTGACAGTAGTTGCTGATAATGCCGAGCAGGCGGCAACAGTTATGAGTCAGGTCAAGCTGCTGATTCGCTACAATTATTCGAACCCGCCATCGCACGGTGGCCAGATTGTTGCGACGGTCCTCGGCGACAAGCAGCTCCGGGCCGAATGGATTGAAGAGGTTGCCGATATTCGCAACCGGATCAACGAGATGCGTCACCTGTTCGTCAAAACCCTTAAAGAAAAGGGCGTCGACCAGGATTTCTCGTCAATTATCGAGCAACGCGGAATGTTCAGCTTCTCCGGTTTGACCAAGGATCAGGTGGAGCAGCTTCGCGACAAGTATTCGATCTATATCGTCGGATCAGGCCGGATTAATGTCGCCGGCATGACACCGGACAACATGGATCGGCTCTGTGATGCAATCAAATCTGTTCTTTGA